The genomic segment TTATCCAGTTCCGAAGCGTTTTGGTGTCACATAATTCCATCttaatatataaatactgtGATGATGAAGCACTGGTAGACCTAAAAAagcaaagaataaaacagacgCTCAGGTTTTGAGTAGATATGTGACGTACAGTTTAATAAGGTTCTGAAGGGACTCACTCGGAGCTCAGGCTGCCGGGCTCCTGTTTGTACGGTGAGTCCTCCAACCAACAGCTGTAGTATCTAACAATGTTGCGGTGACTGAGGTCTGACAGCGCCTTCACCTCTCGCAGAGCTTTCCTGCATTATAATGGTTCATTCATTAAAGCCATCTCTCGTGACGTATTTTACTGAGCAAATGTACGCACGACTGCAGTTTTACTCACTCTTGATACTTGACAACCTTCACAGCATAACATGTGTCCAGCAGTTTCTCTCTGGCTTTGTAAACGGAACCGAAGCCTCCTTTGCCGAGGTGCTCAATAGAATCAAACTCTGCTGTGAATCTGTAGAGTCACAAACTGGTTTTAAGTAAGATGCTTCTACAACCAGCTTGATGGTGATTCATGTTCTCAAACCTGGAAGGAGTTGATGTTTTCCTGACGCCAAGTTCCATCTCTTCATCCTTCAAGaatgacataaacacacaatatgGATTAAACGTCCTGCTTAATATAAAGTCTTCTCCTTTAATCATAATAACGTACCTGCTTCTTAGCTTTAAATGCCACAATTTCACTTGTAGCGTTTGCCCGTTTTTTGGAAGTCTTCAGAGAACCTCTGGATGAAAACAGTGACGAGCAGCGATAAACCACAGCGGCACCAACAATACGAGCAGCTGTACCTTTTCATTATTCTTATTAATAAATTGCTCACGCTGAAGGTAGAGTGGACGGGCCTTTTGTCGAGCCGAGGCTCATCTGCAacgcacaacaaaacacaaaaacgcaTTTTTAGAAACAATTGGCGATAATGTTTATGGTTATGTTTTACTAATGGGGGACAAACCTGTTCCTCTGGATGGTCTGATGAATGTCTGAATACTACTGAGTCACTGATGCTCATTGGCTTGTCATGTGAGGATGACTCACGCTTGTTCCTGGTAAAAAGCGACGGCAGACAACCTGAAGGTGAGCTTTAACAGTGCAATCATCTATAGCTATGAGGGAGAGCAATGAATTATGGGTAGCTAAAAAAAGAAAGGTACCTACCATTTAGTCATAGATGCGCTGTTTTCACAAGACGTTGACATGAATGACAGCtaaatgcacagacacagttatATTGACTTTAGTGAATTAGTTAGTCATTGTACTGATGATAAAAAGGTGAAATGTTAAAAACCTCACTGTCCCGGTCAGACTGCTCCTGTAGAGCAGACCAGGCCAGCTGAGCTGCACGTTGTCTGGCTTCCTTCTTATTCTTGCCATCACCCACAGGATATTTTTTGTTGTCAATAACTAATCTGATGTAAAATCTGTGTTGTGTATTGAAAACGGGGGAAACAATTCAGATCATTGTCAGCTTAGATGAATGGTGTGACGGGAGTCCAGGTTAGAACTCACTGAGGGTTGTGGGACGGTCCAGACATCCCTTCATCAGAGAACACACAGGAGAAGTTCCTCTCCTGACAGTACTGGTTGACAAGTCCTGTGAAGTTGGTCTCAGTAAAACCGTTGCCTTGAGAATTCATGTTCAGGCGTCTCGTCTTGTCACTGTGATGAAAATAAGGTCCCACGATCACGATGGCTTCAACAATAAATTTACCTACTTATGATAATAAATAACCGACAATCAAATATTGAATTATCACTACGCAACTATGAATCTTACATAATGGAGTTATTCGACCCTATTGTTGACTCCACCGGTTTTACAGCCGCTCCGTTCTTCTGAACACGTTCACTGAGCAAACTGCATGAGGTAAACGCTCCAGCTCCACTCTGTTAAAACACAAAGTGTGATTTGTGTTTATCTTCCTTATTAAAACACAAGATAAGATCGACCTTAattcgtcccacaatggggacaTTTCCAAAACATGCAGTGCACTCTGACAATTAGAGAGTTCTGCACCGTGTACACGCAGGATATTAATCTTACTGAGTCTTCGGTGTCCTGATGGTTCTCCAACAGCTGTTTCAGGGCTTTCTTCGCGGCCTCTTGTTTCGCCTCCTTCTTATTCTTCCCCACGCCCTCCGGATACTCCACGTCGTTCAGCACAACCCTCTGGGTGAATCTGTGACGTCACAGAAAAGCTGCTGTGACATACGGCATGCTGTGACAGTGAACCCCTCCAGGAAGTGCTCACACACCTTCATTTGTGGAAATAATCAGAAACGCAGCACTTAATACTGCATATAATATACAGCCTTTTAACATTCATTCATAACCTGACGCTGTGGATGATCAGCTGTTCACTGTTTACTACAATCTCCTCACCCATAATGTTAAGGCACCGTCCTTTCACGTTAGAGcagcaaaaaaacacacaaaccctcaAAGAGCGTGCGCTAAATGTGgcgtcattattattattatactcaCGTTTTGTTATGATCGGGGCCACTCGAGCCAAGGTCCTTATAGTTCAGCTGCGACCGCGTCTTCTGCGAATACTCGTTGAGTTTAGCGATGTAGTTGGAAGAGTCCATCGAAAACGACGCAGGCGAGAATAAAGATGCGAACAACACTGAGCTCCTCACGTTTGTGTCTGTCGGCTCTTTCTCGTTCCACTCCGTCTCTCGGGCTGATCTCAGATCGGTAAGTTTCAATTTCCTCGCGAATGGATGGAAACTGAAAGTGTGGGAAAGCTGGGACGTCCTGCGCTGAGGTGGGCTGATGTGGGCGTTTACCCTCGCGTCACTCGTTTTATTCCCACTGGACACCTGCTTGGTCAAACGTGCACACGCGTTATAAATATGTTGTGTTCACGTATGTTTTCAAAGCGTTTGCTGTTCGCAAAGTATATGTTGCACGCGAACAAATCACTCAAAATAACACAAGAGGTTCGTGCATCCGCCGTTCGTAAATAGACAGAACAGAGAAGACGATGAAGCCTGACTGGATTTGACCATGGAGCAACAGAACCAAGCTCATACACGGTCAATCTGGGCTGAATGTGTACAGTACTTGTCAGAATTAAGACAAAAGAAAGACTTTGATTAAGAATAAgaacaataagaataagaaaccctttaatagtcccacaatagGGAAATTTCAtctcacaaacagcacacataCAGAGTGGGTGGAGACATAGGTAGGGTTATTGTATGTTGTAtaagtataaaataaatattgcacagtttgcacaaatattgtacagagtAAATTTTGACTCATTTTATTCACAGGTTTCCCcatattttttttcctattaAGTGATGTTGAGGACTCTCACCTCTCAGAGAacttacagtaattattacTGTAACAGTGATGTTATTGTGTGACCCTGTTACAGACTGATGGCATGTCCCTGTGGCGTCTGCCTCTCAGCCAGTGACAGCTGAGATAGCAGCTTCCTATCTGAATACCTGAGTTACTGACAACACCCCCTATTGAACTTCATCAAACCTTATCAccaaaaacattattttattgtCAAAGTAACCTTCAATACAAAGCCCAGAAAAACATAAAATTCTAATTTCCCAACACATGATTAATTAGAACAGAATACAGACATGAATTCATGTAAAAATGTCTATAACCTGCTTTTGATTATATGCTGTTGAAACGGATTTGTTTGGCCTCAACAGTATTAACGGGTtataaataatttcattaggcCTCAGATTGTCACAGTTCCCAGATAATGCTGAGTCCACTTCTCCACCTCTGCCTTCAGAGAACTTGCTTCAGGTCGTTCCTCTGGTTTCTCACTCAGCATCAGCTTTATTATTTGTGCCTGCAAAGAAAAAGTATGTAACTGAGTACATTTACTCACGTGCAGCAATTAGATAAACTTTTGTAGTACTTCACAGTAGTGAATCCATTTCATGTTAATACTGTCATATTAATATGATTAATATGATATAATAACATTATAATGTACTGTAACTCACTAAACTGACTAAAATACAGTTTCCTGTAACAAGAACATGAGGATTTACCTCTTGGAAAAAATAATCAGTGAACCCGTCGGGGAACCTCTGATGTCTGACGTCCATCCAAATCTGGCATTTAAGCAGATAAAAAGGTGGGTGAACATGTTACATCATCTGAAACAaactaataattaaaataacatcATAATAATAAATGGCAAAATAAATCCAATACAGTTTTTCTGTACTGTTGGTTGTGTATCCCTGATGCAGGCCTCTGTAGTAAACTGAGTACAGTGTGTACACAAGAAAAACTGCACTAATAAGACACAGTGTGTACGAGGTACTCACAGCTAATCTTTCATGACCAGTGGAGATTTTCCAAAAAAGTTCGAAAAAAATCAAACCCAAAGCAAAAATGTCCACCTTGCGATCACACGTTAGATTATTCTTCTGTATAACAGAGTAAAAAAATATTCAGAACTACCGCACAATTctctaaatgtgtttaaatgataTAGAAATGTGATAAAAACAAGCATAAGCAGAGAGGTATTTGTGGATGATCAACTCAGACCATCCCACCTGTTCAGGAGCCATGTAACTTGGGGTTCCTCTGGACCTCGTTCTCTCCAGCAGCGTCTCAGGGTCGTCAGCAGTCACCAGACCGAAGTCTCCGATCTTTGCTGCTCCATCGCCTCCAAACATGATGTTGGCAGGCTgctcagaaacagcagcagttaaAGCCAGAGGGCAACAACAGAGTCACCAACGTTCCCCTCCTCATTAGTGAAAGTCATTACTATGTGGTGTCACCTTCAGGTCTCTGTGAATGAGCTTTTTGGAGTGAATGTACTCGACTCCAGTGACGACTTGCTGCACGATCTCCAgactctcttctcttctcttgaAGTCTTGCTCGgtcctctggttcctctcaTCGATCCAGTTTCTAAGTGTTTTTGTGTCACATAATTCCATTTTAATGTAGAGATACTGTGATGGTGAAGTACTGGCAGACCTACAAAAGACAGGGACACTTTAGCTTCTACTAAAAACATTATTACAACCGTGCAAGCCAATAAGTTATGATATATGGATGTTATTGGACTACAACAGTAAACACTACTTACTCAGAGCTCACACTGTCTGTGCTCCTGTCTCCTGTCGCCTCTTCGTACTTTGAATTCTCTATCCAACAATGATAGTAACGAACGATGTGTTCGTTAAAGAGCTTTGACAACTTCTTTGCCTCATCAAGCGCTTCTCTGTATGAAAGTAGCTCAGCATCAAACAATGTGGGACACGTGACATGCGTTGCGCTACGTCCTCAACTTACTCATGATAGGCGACAATCTTCACAGCACAAACCTCGTCCAACAGTTTCTCTCTGGCTTTATAAACACAACCGAAGCCTCCTTCGCCGAGACGCTCAATGGAGTCAAACAATGATGTGAATCTGTAGAGTCACAAAGAGTGTGAGGTAGTAAAGCTCAGGAACCAGCACATCAAGTAGGAACAAATGTGGATAAATATGACAGCATTTGTAAAGATTCTATTTTAAagtcaacattttcatttgtttcacaAAAGCACATTTCTCTCTTGTGGAGCTTTGCAGTAGTTCTTCTCGTCATTAGTTCTATTGTGAACCGATGAAACGTACGTGGAAGTTGTTGGTGCACTGTCAGAAAATTCAGAAAATGTTGATCCGAAggacacctgaaacacacacacacacacacacacacacacacacacacacacacacacacacacacacacacacacacacacacacacacacagtgttagaAAGCTCAGCTTTGCTATGATTACATCCTGTTGTGGCAAAAACTACAAAGAAATCAAGGTGTTCACCTCGCTGTCCCAGCCAGATGTTTCTTGTAGAGCAGACCAGGCCAGCTGAGCTGCATGCTGTCTGGCTTCCTTTTTATTCTTACCCACACCTACAGGGTAGTCCTCGTTGTTGATAATTAATTTGCATAGAAATCTAGGTTTTGTtttggaaaaagaaataaaggtcACTGCACTGTCAATCGAGAGTACAGATGTTACAGCACTTTAACTCACTGAGGGTTATGAGGTGGTCCAGATTTCCCCATTTCAATGAATGAATACCCAAGTTCTTTTTCCTGACAGTAGTTGTTGATAAATGCTATGAAATTTTTCTCTGTAACGCTGTTGTTTTGGGATTTGACACTTAAGCTTCTTGTTTGGTTACTGTAATCACAAATGAACCACTCAGTCAATGTCATCATGACAGTTTTATAAAGCACTAAAAAGCCAGACGGCTCTTACATGACATCAGACACATTCGGATCAGTTTCATCATCCAGTTGATCTGACGCAGGATTGAAGTTCTCAGCTGCAGACTGGAAAATGAAATAGAAAACTAAAATACCAGTGGACTGAGACCTGCTGAGTACGTCCGATATAACAAATGCCATTATATAAATGTAAACATACCTCTGTTGTTCTATCGCCACATATCATTTCATACACAAGCTTTGCTGCTTCCTCTTTGGCTTCCTTCCTTGTCTTTCCAGTGGCATCTGGATATTCCTTATCACCAGCCACAAACCTACAGCAGCTATCACcaaacatgtttgtttacatttagaACCATTTAGAAAGGGgttaaaacacagaacaaataaagcagttaCTGCAGAAGGCTTACAAAATTGTGCTGTTCGGCCCAGGTTTCATCGACTCCACAGGTTTTATAGTCACACAGTTCTTCTGACCGTATTCGTTGAGCCAGCATGTATAGTTCTGGTTGCTTCGGAGCAGGTGACCGGACACTGTGGAAGCTTCTGCTACATCATCTGTCTGCAAGGATAATATTAACTAATATACCAAGTAAAATAGTCGATCTGAGAGAAGAACTACACATTTAGAGCAACAATCTTACATCTGTGTCTTGTTGGTCCTCCAAGCACTTGAGGGCATTTTTAGCAGCATCCTGTTTCGCCTCCTTCTTGGTCCTCCCCACACCCTGTGGATACTCTACACCTTTAAGTACCACTCTCTGGACGAATCTGTACAACAAGCATCAGCTCTTTACTGAGAAAGTAGATTTGTCATCTTGCTTGTCTGttgggtttatttgtttgttcagtTATAGCTTTGTTTAGGGCCTAATGTACCTGAATCTGCGCTACCTTTTCCTGCCTTCAGGAGG from the Betta splendens chromosome 15, fBetSpl5.4, whole genome shotgun sequence genome contains:
- the LOC114870757 gene encoding interferon-induced, double-stranded RNA-activated protein kinase-like, coding for MENVNYINYISKLNEYAQRKQLKPNDVKYLDLGLDETTQLFVQRVVLKGVEYPQGVGRTKKEAKQDAAKNALKCLEDQQDTDTDDVAEASTVSGHLLRSNQNYTCWLNEYGQKNCVTIKPVESMKPGPNSTIFCCRFVAGDKEYPDATGKTRKEAKEEAAKLVYEMICGDRTTESAAENFNPASDQLDDETDPNVSDVINQTRSLSVKSQNNSVTEKNFIAFINNYCQEKELGYSFIEMGKSGPPHNPQFLCKLIINNEDYPVGVGKNKKEARQHAAQLAWSALQETSGWDSEVSFGSTFSEFSDSAPTTSTFTSLFDSIERLGEGGFGCVYKAREKLLDEVCAVKIVAYHEEALDEAKKLSKLFNEHIVRYYHCWIENSKYEEATGDRSTDSVSSESASTSPSQYLYIKMELCDTKTLRNWIDERNQRTEQDFKRREESLEIVQQVVTGVEYIHSKKLIHRDLKPANIMFGGDGAAKIGDFGLVTADDPETLLERTRSRGTPSYMAPEQKNNLTCDRKVDIFALGLIFFELFWKISTGHERLAIWMDVRHQRFPDGFTDYFFQEAQIIKLMLSEKPEERPEASSLKAEVEKWTQHYLGTVTI